Proteins from one Streptococcus mitis B6 genomic window:
- the gyrA gene encoding DNA gyrase subunit A encodes MQDRNLVNVNLTKEMKTSFIDYAMSVIVARALPDVRDGLKPVHRRILYGMNELGVTPDKPHKKSARITGDVMGKYHPHGDSSIYEAMVRMAQWWSYRYMLVDGHGNFGSMDGDGAAAQRYTEARMSKIALEMLRDINKNTVDFVDNYDANEREPLVLPARFPNLLVNGATGIAVGMATNIPPHNLGETIDAVKLVMDNPEVTTKDLMEVLPGPDFPTGALVMGKSGIHKAYETGKGSIVLRSRTEIEETKTGRERIVVTEFPYMVNKTKVHEHIVRLVQEKRIEGITAVRDESNREGVRFVIEVKRDASANVILNNLFKMTQMQTNFGFNMLAIQNGVPKILSLRQILDAYIEHQKEVVVRRTRFDKEKAEARAHILEGLLIALDHIDEVIRIIRASETDEEAQAELMSKFKLSERQSQAILDMRLRRLTGLERDKIQSEYDDLLALIADLADILAKPERVSQIIKDELDEVKRKFGDQRRTELMVGEVLSLEDEDLIEESDVLITLSNKGYIKRLDQAEFTAQKRGGRGVQGTGVKDDDFVRELVSTSTHDHLLFFTNKGRVYRLKGYEIPEYGRTAKGLPVVNLLKLDESESIQTIINVESERSDDAYLFFTTRHGIVKRTSVKEFANIRQNGLKALNLKDEDELINVLLTEEDTDIIIGTKFGYAVRFNQSTVRGMSRIATGVKGVNLRDGDTVVGASVITDQDEVLIITEKGYGKRTVATEYPTKGRGGKGMKTANVAEKNGPLSGLLTVKGDEDLMIITDTGVMIRTNVANISQTGRSTMGVKVMRLDQDAKIVTFTTVAAAEKEEVGTENETEGEA; translated from the coding sequence ATGCAGGATAGAAATTTAGTGAATGTCAATCTGACAAAGGAGATGAAGACGAGTTTTATCGATTACGCCATGAGTGTTATCGTAGCGCGGGCTCTTCCTGATGTTCGAGATGGCTTGAAACCTGTTCACCGTCGGATTCTCTATGGAATGAATGAATTGGGTGTTACTCCAGACAAACCCCATAAAAAATCTGCTCGTATTACAGGGGACGTCATGGGTAAATACCACCCACACGGGGATTCCTCTATTTATGAAGCCATGGTCCGTATGGCTCAATGGTGGAGCTACCGTTACATGCTTGTAGATGGTCATGGAAACTTTGGTTCCATGGATGGTGATGGTGCTGCCGCCCAGCGTTATACTGAGGCACGTATGAGCAAGATTGCTCTAGAGATGCTTCGTGATATCAATAAAAATACGGTTGATTTCGTCGATAACTATGATGCCAATGAACGTGAACCCTTGGTCTTGCCAGCGCGCTTTCCAAACCTTTTGGTCAATGGAGCAACTGGTATTGCTGTTGGGATGGCTACCAACATTCCTCCTCATAACTTGGGTGAAACCATTGATGCAGTGAAGTTGGTCATGGACAATCCTGAAGTGACTACCAAGGACTTGATGGAAGTCTTGCCTGGTCCAGATTTTCCAACAGGTGCTCTTGTCATGGGGAAATCAGGCATTCATAAGGCTTATGAAACAGGTAAAGGTTCTATTGTCCTTCGTTCTCGTACTGAAATTGAAGAAACTAAGACTGGCCGTGAGCGCATCGTTGTAACGGAATTTCCTTACATGGTCAATAAAACCAAGGTGCATGAGCATATTGTTCGTTTGGTTCAGGAAAAACGCATTGAGGGGATCACAGCGGTTCGTGATGAATCTAACCGAGAAGGTGTGCGATTTGTTATCGAGGTCAAACGTGATGCCTCTGCAAATGTTATCCTCAATAATCTTTTCAAGATGACCCAGATGCAAACCAATTTTGGTTTTAATATGTTGGCGATTCAAAATGGTGTACCGAAGATTTTGTCTCTTCGTCAGATTTTGGATGCTTATATCGAGCACCAAAAAGAAGTAGTTGTTCGTCGGACACGTTTTGATAAGGAAAAAGCGGAAGCGCGTGCGCATATCTTAGAAGGTCTCTTGATTGCGCTAGACCATATCGACGAAGTGATTCGTATCATCCGTGCTAGTGAAACAGACGAAGAAGCTCAAGCCGAGTTGATGAGCAAGTTTAAGCTTTCTGAACGTCAAAGTCAGGCTATCCTAGACATGCGCCTTCGTCGTTTGACAGGTTTGGAACGCGATAAGATTCAGTCTGAGTATGATGACTTGTTGGCTCTGATTGCGGATTTGGCGGATATTCTTGCTAAGCCAGAACGTGTTTCTCAAATCATTAAAGATGAATTAGACGAAGTTAAGCGTAAGTTTGGCGACCAACGTCGTACAGAGTTGATGGTGGGTGAAGTCTTGAGTCTTGAAGATGAGGATTTGATTGAAGAATCGGATGTCTTGATTACGCTTTCTAACAAGGGATACATTAAACGTCTGGACCAAGCTGAATTTACTGCTCAAAAACGTGGTGGTCGTGGTGTTCAAGGAACAGGTGTTAAGGATGACGATTTTGTCCGAGAGTTAGTGTCGACTAGCACCCATGATCACCTACTCTTCTTTACAAATAAAGGACGTGTCTATCGCCTGAAGGGTTATGAAATTCCTGAGTATGGTCGGACGGCCAAAGGTTTACCAGTAGTTAATCTCTTGAAATTGGATGAAAGCGAAAGTATTCAGACTATTATCAATGTTGAGTCTGAACGCAGCGATGATGCTTACCTCTTCTTCACAACCCGTCATGGTATTGTGAAGAGAACCAGCGTCAAGGAATTTGCTAACATTCGTCAGAATGGTCTCAAGGCTTTGAACCTCAAGGATGAAGATGAGTTGATTAATGTCTTGTTGACGGAAGAAGATACGGATATTATCATTGGTACCAAGTTTGGTTATGCAGTTCGTTTTAATCAATCAACTGTTCGTGGCATGAGTCGTATCGCCACTGGTGTGAAAGGTGTTAACCTTCGTGACGGAGACACAGTTGTTGGTGCTAGTGTGATTACAGACCAGGACGAGGTTCTTATCATTACTGAAAAAGGATATGGTAAGCGTACAGTCGCGACTGAATATCCAACAAAAGGTCGTGGTGGTAAAGGGATGAAGACGGCTAATGTGGCTGAGAAAAATGGTCCTCTATCAGGTCTCTTGACTGTGAAAGGTGATGAAGACTTGATGATTATCACTGATACAGGTGTCATGATTCGAACCAATGTTGCCAATATTTCACAAACAGGGCGTTCAACTATGGGAGTTAAAGTAATGCGTCTGGATCAAGATGCTAAAATTGTGACCTTTACTACGGTTGCAGCGGCAGAAAAAGAAGAAGTTGGGACAGAAAATGAAACTGAAGGTGAAGCATAA
- the srtA gene encoding sortase SrtA produces MSQKNNKKKNKRKNLLTNILAGFLILLSIALIFNAKIRDIFIVWNTNKYQVSQVSKEKIEENQDTEGNFDFDSVNAISSEAVLASQWDAQKLPVIGGIAVPELEMNLPIFKGLDNVNLFYGAGTMKRDQVMGKGNYSLASHHIFGVNNANKILFSPLDNAKNGMKIYLTDKNKVYTYEIREVKRVTPDRVDEVDDRDGVNEITLVTCEDLAATERIIVKGDLKETKDYSQTSDEILTAFNQPYKQFY; encoded by the coding sequence ATGTCTCAAAAAAATAATAAGAAGAAAAACAAACGAAAAAATCTACTGACAAATATTCTAGCAGGATTTCTGATACTACTATCAATTGCTTTGATTTTTAATGCTAAAATTCGTGATATTTTCATAGTTTGGAATACCAATAAGTACCAAGTTAGTCAGGTATCAAAAGAAAAAATAGAAGAAAATCAGGATACAGAAGGAAATTTTGATTTTGATTCTGTCAATGCTATCTCTTCTGAAGCGGTTCTAGCTTCTCAATGGGATGCTCAAAAATTACCAGTTATCGGCGGAATTGCAGTCCCTGAATTAGAAATGAATCTACCAATTTTTAAAGGGCTGGATAATGTCAATCTCTTCTATGGTGCTGGTACGATGAAACGCGATCAAGTGATGGGGAAAGGAAATTATAGTCTAGCTAGTCATCATATTTTTGGTGTCAATAATGCTAATAAAATATTATTTTCTCCTTTGGATAACGCTAAAAATGGTATGAAGATTTATCTAACCGATAAAAATAAAGTTTATACTTATGAAATACGTGAAGTCAAACGTGTTACACCGGATCGTGTTGATGAAGTTGATGATAGAGATGGGGTCAATGAGATTACATTAGTAACCTGTGAAGACCTTGCTGCTACAGAACGTATTATTGTAAAAGGCGATTTGAAAGAAACAAAAGATTATTCACAAACATCTGATGAAATCCTAACAGCTTTCAATCAACCATATAAACAATTTTATTAA